A genome region from Nycticebus coucang isolate mNycCou1 chromosome 4, mNycCou1.pri, whole genome shotgun sequence includes the following:
- the FHL2 gene encoding four and a half LIM domains protein 2 isoform X4: MPGTRKMEYKGSSWHETCFICHRCQQPIGTKSFIPKDNQNFCVPCYEKQHALQCVQCKKPITTGGVTYREQPWHKECFVCTACKKQLSGQRFTARDEFAYCLSCFCDLYAKKCAGCTNPISGLGGTKYISFEERQWHNDCFNCKKCSLSLVGRGFLTERDDILCPDCGKDI, encoded by the exons GCACCCGCAAGATGGAGTACAAGGGCAGCAGCTGGCACGAGACCTGCTTCATCTGCCATCGCTGCCAGCAGCCGATTGGAACCAAGAGTTTCATCCCTAAAGACAATCAGAATTTTTGTGTGCCCTGCTATGAGAAACAACACGCCCTGCAGTGCGTTCAGTGCAAAAAG CCCATCACCACAGGAGGGGTCACGTACCGGGAGCAGCCCTGGCACAAGGAGTGCTTCGTGTGCACCGCCTGCAAGAAGCAGCTGTCTGGGCAGCGCTTCACCGCTCGGGATGAGTTCGCCTACTGCCTGAGCTGCTTCTGCGACTTGTACGCCAAGAAGTGTGCTGGGTGCACCAACCCCATCAGTG GACTTGGTGGCACAAAGTACATCTCATTTGAGGAGCGGCAGTGGCACAACGACTGCTTTAACTGTAAGAAGTGCTCCCTGTCACTGGTGGGCCGAGGCTTCCTCACAGAAAGGGACGACATCCTGTGCCCTGACTGCGGGAAAGACATCTGA